One window of the Rhodococcus sovatensis genome contains the following:
- a CDS encoding NAD-dependent succinate-semialdehyde dehydrogenase: MTDLEKKLLDSVPNELFIGGRWRAASSNATLSVHDPATGAVIRDIADATPDDGMAALDAAVDAADSWASTPARERAEILRRAFDLLQARKEDFALLMTIEMGKPLAEARGEVAYGGEFLRWFSEEATRVQGRYGANPENTGRMFVTQHPVGPCFLITPWNFPLAMATRKIAPALAAGCTVVVKPAALTPLTTLLLVKILQDAGLPDGVVNVVTTSSSSAVSAPIIADPRLRKLSFTGSTPVGQALLRQAATGVLRTSMELGGNAPFVVFGDADLDKAVDGAIAAKFRNIGQACTAANRFIVHSSIATEFAQRVTERVDAFGIGRGTEDGVTIGPLIDDKAVAKAVDLVDDAVQRGATVTTGGTAIDRPGTFFAPTVLTGVTPGSDILREEIFGPVLAIATFDTDDEAVSLANDTEYGLVSYVYTEDFGRGQRMIERLQTGMMGLNVGVVSNAAAPFGGWKMSGLGREGGAEGIHEYLQTKYTLTPSPFV; this comes from the coding sequence ATGACCGATCTCGAAAAGAAGCTGCTCGACTCCGTCCCGAACGAACTTTTCATCGGCGGACGCTGGCGTGCGGCGTCGTCGAACGCCACTTTGTCGGTCCATGATCCGGCCACGGGGGCTGTCATACGAGACATCGCCGACGCCACCCCGGACGACGGCATGGCCGCCCTCGATGCAGCAGTCGACGCCGCAGATTCGTGGGCCTCCACCCCTGCGCGGGAGCGGGCGGAAATCCTGCGCCGTGCCTTCGATCTGCTCCAGGCCCGCAAGGAGGACTTCGCGCTCCTCATGACCATCGAGATGGGCAAGCCGCTGGCCGAAGCCAGGGGAGAGGTGGCGTACGGAGGTGAGTTCCTGCGCTGGTTCAGCGAGGAGGCAACCCGAGTTCAGGGGAGGTACGGGGCAAACCCGGAGAACACCGGGCGAATGTTCGTCACTCAGCATCCGGTCGGTCCGTGTTTCCTCATCACGCCGTGGAACTTCCCGCTCGCCATGGCGACTCGGAAGATCGCCCCGGCTCTGGCAGCCGGCTGCACCGTGGTCGTCAAACCTGCTGCCCTCACGCCGTTGACGACGCTGCTGCTGGTGAAGATCCTGCAGGACGCGGGCTTGCCTGACGGCGTGGTCAACGTGGTCACCACCTCGTCCTCGTCGGCGGTATCAGCCCCTATCATCGCCGACCCGAGGTTGCGGAAGTTGTCGTTCACCGGTTCGACGCCCGTGGGCCAGGCTCTGCTACGTCAGGCAGCCACCGGTGTTCTCCGTACCTCGATGGAGCTCGGCGGCAATGCTCCGTTCGTGGTCTTCGGTGACGCCGATCTGGACAAGGCGGTCGACGGGGCCATTGCCGCGAAGTTCCGAAACATAGGCCAAGCCTGCACGGCGGCAAACCGTTTTATTGTTCACAGTTCGATTGCTACCGAGTTCGCACAGCGGGTGACCGAGCGAGTCGACGCCTTCGGAATCGGACGCGGAACCGAGGACGGGGTGACGATCGGTCCGCTCATCGATGACAAGGCCGTGGCCAAAGCTGTGGACTTGGTCGACGACGCCGTGCAGCGAGGTGCGACGGTCACGACCGGTGGTACTGCGATCGACCGGCCCGGCACGTTCTTCGCCCCTACTGTTCTGACCGGTGTGACCCCGGGCAGCGACATTCTGCGCGAGGAGATTTTCGGACCGGTGCTGGCGATTGCGACCTTCGACACCGACGACGAGGCGGTGTCGTTGGCCAACGACACCGAGTACGGATTGGTGTCCTACGTGTACACCGAGGATTTCGGGCGCGGTCAGCGGATGATCGAACGGCTTCAGACCGGAATGATGGGACTGAACGTCGGTGTCGTCTCCAACGCCGCGGCTCCGTTCGGCGGCTGGAAGATGTCGGGACTCGGACGCGAAGGTGGCGCGGAAGGGATTCACGAATATCTCCAAACCAAGTACACCCTGACGCCTTCACCGTTCGTGTAA
- a CDS encoding TetR/AcrR family transcriptional regulator, producing MPKLVDHDERRRAIAAATWRLIAAKGIDAANMRDIATEAGYTNGALSHYFSGKDEILRTSFELVFEATNARIDARMRDAKGLAALRIFCREIMPTTQETLLEARIAISLFQRAMYDERMDEINRRALTLWRGRMAGHLEDARAIGEVGDIDVAVVIEQLLSMMMGVQILGVLTPSESSAKTQLAMLDNFLALLHS from the coding sequence ATGCCCAAGCTGGTCGATCACGACGAACGCAGGCGAGCCATCGCTGCGGCCACGTGGAGGCTGATTGCGGCCAAGGGCATCGACGCTGCCAACATGCGTGACATCGCCACAGAAGCCGGCTACACCAACGGCGCGCTGAGTCACTACTTCTCTGGCAAGGACGAGATTCTCAGAACCTCGTTCGAGCTGGTGTTCGAGGCGACGAACGCGCGGATCGACGCGAGGATGCGAGACGCCAAAGGCCTCGCCGCCCTCCGGATCTTCTGTCGGGAGATCATGCCGACGACCCAGGAAACGCTGCTCGAAGCCCGTATCGCGATCTCGCTGTTTCAAAGGGCGATGTACGACGAGCGAATGGACGAGATCAATCGCCGTGCACTCACTCTGTGGCGTGGCCGGATGGCCGGTCATCTCGAGGATGCACGCGCGATAGGCGAGGTCGGCGACATCGACGTCGCAGTCGTCATCGAGCAGCTGCTCAGCATGATGATGGGCGTGCAGATTCTCGGTGTTCTCACACCGTCGGAGAGTTCTGCGAAAACGCAGTTGGCGATGCTGGACAACTTTCTCGCGCTGCTGCACTCCTAG
- a CDS encoding primary-amine oxidase produces MPTLSPTRIDHPLALATAEEIADVRAVLDDAGLLGEHTRFVYVGLEEPLKSELYPTATGIDRRFRALLHDLSTPNAVDVVVSVTERSVISSVALDAARDGQMPVLDEEFGLVEETLRTDPEWLAALERRGLDVENVRVAPLSAGVFDYPGEEGRRILRGLAFRQDFPTDHAWAHPIDGLVGFVDVMNKTVEKVLDTGVVPIPEESGNFTDPEVTGPMRTTQKPIEITQPEGPSFEVTGNLVEWEKWSFRVGFDAREGLVLHQIGFDDKGATRPIIHRASIAEMVVPYGDPSPVRSWQNYFDTGEYLVGRYANALELGCDCVGDITYFDVVIADGLGSPQTLKNAVCMHEEDFGILWKHTDLWAGSNETRRQRRLVISFFTTIGNYDYGFFWYLYLDGTIEFEVKATGVVFTSGHLGDDYPYSSEIAPGLGAPCHQHLFSARLDMMVDGAVNSVEEVETRRVPMGPDNPHGNAFALSRTPLTTESEAARCADGSTGRVWHISNPDSLNRLGKPVAYVLHPEGQPLLLADDNSSIAKRATFATKHLWVTQFDAAERYASGDFVNQHSGGAGLPSYVAGNRDIEGEDIVVWHTFGLTHFPRPEDWPIMPVDYTGFKLKPVGFFDRNPTLDVPASTSAHCAPSSIPCHSTDGSSHV; encoded by the coding sequence ATGCCGACTCTTTCCCCCACAAGAATCGATCACCCTCTGGCTCTGGCTACTGCCGAGGAGATCGCAGACGTTCGTGCCGTCCTCGATGACGCAGGCCTGCTGGGCGAGCACACTCGATTCGTCTACGTCGGTCTCGAGGAGCCGCTCAAGTCGGAGCTCTACCCCACTGCGACGGGTATCGACCGCCGCTTCCGTGCACTGCTGCACGACCTGTCCACGCCGAACGCGGTGGACGTCGTCGTGTCGGTCACCGAGCGGTCGGTCATCTCGTCGGTGGCGCTCGATGCGGCTCGCGACGGGCAGATGCCCGTTCTCGACGAGGAGTTCGGACTTGTCGAAGAAACACTGCGAACCGACCCAGAGTGGTTGGCTGCACTCGAACGCCGTGGTCTCGACGTCGAGAACGTCCGAGTCGCGCCATTGTCTGCCGGCGTCTTCGACTACCCGGGCGAGGAGGGGCGAAGGATTCTGCGCGGCTTGGCATTTCGTCAAGATTTCCCGACGGACCATGCGTGGGCGCACCCCATCGACGGATTGGTGGGATTCGTCGACGTCATGAACAAGACGGTCGAGAAGGTGCTCGACACCGGCGTGGTGCCGATCCCCGAGGAGTCGGGCAATTTCACTGATCCCGAGGTCACGGGACCGATGCGAACGACACAGAAGCCGATCGAGATCACGCAGCCGGAGGGGCCGAGCTTCGAGGTCACCGGCAATCTCGTCGAATGGGAGAAATGGAGTTTCCGCGTCGGATTCGACGCTAGAGAAGGCCTGGTGCTTCACCAGATCGGATTCGACGACAAAGGGGCAACCAGGCCGATCATCCACCGTGCATCGATCGCGGAAATGGTTGTTCCGTATGGCGATCCATCACCGGTCCGCTCGTGGCAGAACTACTTCGACACCGGCGAGTACCTCGTCGGCAGGTACGCCAACGCGCTGGAGCTCGGGTGTGACTGCGTTGGCGACATCACCTACTTCGATGTCGTGATCGCAGACGGGTTGGGGAGTCCGCAGACGCTGAAGAATGCGGTCTGTATGCACGAAGAGGACTTCGGCATCTTGTGGAAGCACACCGACCTGTGGGCGGGGTCGAACGAGACCAGACGACAACGCCGACTGGTCATTTCGTTCTTCACCACCATCGGCAACTACGATTACGGCTTCTTCTGGTACCTCTACCTCGACGGCACGATCGAATTCGAGGTCAAGGCGACCGGCGTCGTGTTCACCTCGGGTCATCTCGGCGACGACTACCCGTACTCGTCCGAGATCGCACCGGGCTTGGGCGCTCCGTGCCATCAGCATCTGTTCAGTGCGCGGCTCGACATGATGGTCGACGGTGCGGTGAACTCGGTGGAGGAGGTCGAGACCAGACGTGTCCCGATGGGCCCGGACAACCCGCACGGCAATGCTTTTGCATTGTCCAGGACTCCTCTGACGACCGAGTCCGAGGCAGCTCGCTGCGCAGACGGATCGACTGGACGCGTATGGCACATCAGCAATCCGGATTCGCTCAACCGACTCGGCAAGCCGGTCGCATATGTGTTGCATCCGGAAGGGCAGCCGTTGTTGCTCGCCGACGACAACTCGTCCATCGCCAAGCGCGCCACTTTCGCGACCAAACACCTGTGGGTCACGCAGTTCGACGCGGCCGAGCGCTACGCGTCGGGAGATTTCGTGAACCAGCATTCCGGCGGAGCCGGGCTGCCCAGCTATGTTGCCGGCAACCGGGACATCGAGGGTGAAGACATCGTCGTGTGGCACACCTTCGGCCTGACCCACTTTCCGAGGCCCGAGGACTGGCCGATCATGCCGGTCGACTACACCGGTTTCAAGCTCAAGCCCGTCGGCTTCTTCGATCGCAATCCGACGCTCGACGTACCTGCCTCGACCTCGGCGCACTGTGCACCGTCGAGCATTCCGTGCCATTCGACGGACGGAAGCTCCCATGTCTGA
- a CDS encoding APC family permease, whose product MSDTRDGKLKGSIGVVGIVFLVIAAAAPLTAIGGALPIMIATGNGAGAPMAYILAALVLLVFSVGYAAMSSHMTDTGAFYAYVGKGLGENVGLGAAGLALLTYTAIQAGIYGLAASTLQSLVVSYGGPDLPWWLWALVLIGIVSVLGYRSIDLGAKVLGVLLVLEIGIVLALSIAVFAQGGAEGIDVRSFTPDAFLSGSPGIALMFAVASFIGFEATAIYGEEAKDPKRTVPIATYAAVIVIGAVYAVSSWAVVLAFGSNSVADAAAEDPAGLTFAAAAQFLGAAWSDIIQIMLITSLFAALLAFHNAISRYVFALARRGAAPTVLARTHARHGSPHVGSIFQTVSAVLVVGVFAVAGADPILQLFTWMSGLATVSILVLMILTGVAIYTFFARTRVDSRPWHTKIAPVLGTLGLLVILGFVLDNFTLLIGGSSTTAAILLVIVVIFFTAGLLRGFSTRRSRSTTAVAGQRAAESESGELIP is encoded by the coding sequence ATGTCTGACACCAGGGACGGGAAGCTGAAGGGGTCGATCGGAGTCGTCGGCATCGTCTTCCTGGTGATCGCAGCAGCAGCGCCGCTCACCGCGATCGGCGGCGCGTTGCCCATCATGATCGCGACGGGCAACGGCGCGGGTGCGCCCATGGCATACATCCTCGCGGCGCTGGTCCTGCTGGTGTTCAGCGTGGGATATGCGGCGATGAGCAGCCATATGACCGACACCGGTGCGTTCTACGCGTACGTCGGAAAAGGCCTCGGCGAGAACGTCGGTCTGGGGGCAGCAGGACTTGCATTGCTGACGTACACCGCCATCCAGGCTGGAATCTACGGACTTGCGGCGTCCACGCTGCAGAGCCTCGTCGTCTCCTATGGCGGCCCCGACCTACCGTGGTGGTTGTGGGCGCTGGTTCTTATCGGCATCGTCTCGGTTCTCGGCTACCGAAGCATCGATCTGGGCGCGAAGGTTCTCGGTGTTCTGCTCGTACTTGAAATCGGTATCGTACTGGCGTTGTCGATCGCAGTGTTCGCGCAGGGTGGTGCCGAGGGAATCGACGTTCGATCGTTTACGCCGGACGCGTTCCTGTCTGGATCACCGGGCATTGCGCTGATGTTCGCGGTCGCGTCGTTCATCGGATTCGAGGCGACTGCGATCTACGGCGAGGAGGCCAAGGATCCCAAGCGAACCGTGCCGATTGCGACGTATGCCGCGGTCATCGTGATCGGAGCCGTGTACGCAGTGTCGAGTTGGGCTGTCGTGCTGGCGTTCGGCAGCAACTCGGTCGCCGATGCGGCTGCCGAGGATCCGGCAGGACTGACATTCGCCGCCGCTGCGCAATTCCTCGGGGCCGCTTGGTCGGACATCATCCAAATTATGCTGATCACAAGCCTTTTCGCGGCACTGCTGGCCTTCCACAATGCGATCTCGCGGTACGTTTTCGCGCTGGCGAGGCGGGGCGCGGCCCCGACGGTGTTGGCGCGGACGCATGCTCGACATGGATCACCGCACGTGGGCTCGATCTTCCAGACGGTCTCGGCCGTTTTGGTCGTCGGTGTGTTCGCAGTGGCGGGCGCGGACCCGATACTTCAACTGTTCACCTGGATGTCCGGACTGGCGACGGTGAGCATTCTGGTGCTGATGATCCTGACCGGAGTTGCGATCTACACGTTCTTCGCCCGAACCCGAGTCGACTCGCGACCGTGGCATACGAAGATCGCACCCGTGCTCGGAACCCTCGGGCTCCTCGTCATCCTCGGATTCGTCCTCGACAACTTCACTCTGCTCATCGGTGGATCGTCCACGACAGCGGCGATTCTCCTGGTCATCGTCGTGATCTTCTTTACCGCAGGTCTACTCCGGGGTTTTTCGACGCGCCGTTCACGATCGACCACCGCGGTGGCAGGGCAGCGAGCAGCGGAGTCCGAGTCGGGTGAGCTGATCCCGTGA
- a CDS encoding helix-turn-helix transcriptional regulator, with protein sequence MTGSALGEYLRTARSRVQPEDAGLTTFGPRRVAGLRREEVAVLAGMNSDYYARLEQGRENRPSPQILDALCDALQLDEHARDHLYTLAGVVPSTRRLPVDVVDPSLRQLLDGYHDTPAFVLNPALDILVVNDLCRALFSPFSAADNLAYMTFLDPAGSSFYGNWTRSAENVVASLRHATGSNAGYPRLNEVIDALLVASAGFSDLWRRPDVREKSKDSKQLVHPDVGELNLIYHTFDVRGSRGQQLVVYSAPPGSSALERLTLLGTLHARYSQ encoded by the coding sequence ATGACCGGTTCTGCACTCGGTGAGTACCTCCGAACAGCGCGTTCAAGAGTGCAACCCGAAGACGCGGGCCTGACAACGTTTGGTCCGCGACGCGTCGCCGGGTTGCGCCGCGAAGAAGTCGCGGTCCTGGCCGGGATGAACTCCGACTACTACGCCAGACTCGAGCAAGGACGAGAGAACCGCCCTTCTCCGCAAATACTCGACGCGCTCTGCGATGCCCTGCAGTTGGACGAACATGCCCGGGATCACCTCTACACGTTGGCTGGGGTCGTGCCGAGCACACGTCGGCTGCCGGTCGATGTAGTCGATCCGTCGCTTCGGCAGTTGCTCGACGGCTACCACGACACACCGGCATTCGTTCTCAATCCGGCCCTGGACATACTCGTGGTCAACGACCTGTGTCGGGCATTGTTCTCGCCGTTTAGCGCCGCCGACAATCTCGCCTACATGACGTTCCTCGATCCGGCCGGAAGTTCGTTCTACGGCAACTGGACCCGATCTGCCGAAAACGTCGTCGCAAGTCTGCGCCACGCCACAGGATCGAATGCTGGCTATCCGCGGCTGAACGAAGTCATCGATGCACTGCTCGTCGCGAGCGCCGGGTTCAGCGACTTGTGGCGAAGGCCCGACGTTCGCGAGAAGAGCAAAGACAGCAAGCAACTCGTTCACCCGGACGTGGGCGAACTGAACCTCATTTATCACACTTTCGACGTCCGCGGCTCCCGTGGTCAACAACTCGTCGTCTACAGCGCGCCCCCTGGAAGCTCCGCCCTTGAAAGACTGACGCTGCTCGGTACGCTCCACGCCCGCTACTCGCAGTAG
- a CDS encoding SDR family oxidoreductase yields the protein MNQVRKTVLITGASSGIGEATASRLAADGHRVYLGARRTDRLALLAEKITADGGTAKFRSLDVTDAVDTAAFVEAARDRFGSVDAIVNNAGVMPLSPLAALKTDEWDRMIDVNIRGVLHGIAAALPVMQEQGSGHIVNIASVGAYEVSATSAVYSATKFAVRAITEGLRIETDGTIRITLVSPGVTESELAESISDHEAREAMRTYRAVALPASAIAGAVAYAISQPADVDVNSIIVRPTASMQ from the coding sequence ATGAATCAAGTACGCAAGACGGTTCTCATCACCGGAGCGAGCAGCGGCATCGGAGAAGCGACTGCGTCGCGTCTTGCAGCAGACGGGCATCGCGTCTACCTCGGTGCACGGCGCACCGATCGGCTGGCATTATTGGCCGAGAAAATTACTGCCGACGGAGGAACCGCTAAGTTCCGGTCACTTGATGTCACCGACGCCGTGGACACAGCAGCCTTCGTGGAGGCAGCGCGGGACCGCTTCGGCAGCGTCGACGCCATCGTCAACAACGCAGGCGTCATGCCGCTGTCCCCGCTTGCGGCGTTGAAGACAGACGAATGGGATCGGATGATCGATGTAAACATTCGCGGAGTCCTCCACGGTATTGCTGCGGCATTGCCAGTCATGCAGGAACAGGGCAGTGGGCACATCGTCAATATTGCGTCCGTCGGCGCCTACGAGGTATCCGCGACGAGCGCGGTGTACAGCGCAACCAAGTTCGCCGTTCGCGCAATCACGGAAGGGCTGCGGATCGAGACCGACGGAACCATCCGAATCACTCTGGTCTCACCTGGAGTGACGGAATCCGAACTGGCGGAATCGATCTCCGACCACGAGGCGCGGGAGGCGATGCGCACCTACCGTGCAGTCGCGTTGCCTGCATCGGCAATCGCTGGCGCCGTCGCCTACGCCATCTCACAACCTGCTGACGTGGACGTCAATTCGATCATCGTGCGTCCGACGGCAAGCATGCAGTAA
- a CDS encoding LLM class flavin-dependent oxidoreductase, giving the protein MHLGVDSFVSSVTDPTDGRVIAPEERMSHLLEEIALADQVGLYSFGIGEHHRSEYYDSAPSIILAAAAARTENIRLGSAVKVLSADDPVRVFQEFATLDLISKGRIDLVVGRGSFTESFPLFGLDLADYDSLFAEKLDLLLQIRDNVEVTWSGRHRPALNRQGIYPRPMQDQLPIWVGVGGTPESFARAGLLGLPLMIAIIGGEPRQFAPLVDLYRRAGAQAGHPPEQLKVGLHVFGFVAETTEAAADTIYPGWNEMFTKISRERGFARRSRHQFDATSGPDGAFFMGDPQTVADKIVRVSEQLGGVDRLSLQMTNPRLAHGDLLRGIELLGTEVAPIVAQV; this is encoded by the coding sequence ATGCATCTGGGCGTAGACAGCTTTGTCTCTTCTGTGACCGATCCGACCGATGGTCGGGTGATTGCTCCCGAGGAGCGAATGAGTCATCTGTTGGAGGAGATAGCCCTCGCTGACCAGGTCGGACTCTATTCGTTCGGCATCGGTGAGCATCATCGCAGCGAGTACTACGACTCGGCCCCATCGATCATTTTGGCTGCCGCGGCCGCGCGAACGGAGAACATCCGGCTCGGTAGCGCAGTCAAGGTGCTCAGCGCAGACGACCCGGTTCGAGTCTTCCAGGAGTTCGCTACTCTCGATTTGATCTCCAAGGGCCGGATCGACCTAGTGGTGGGTCGCGGCTCCTTCACCGAGTCGTTCCCCCTGTTCGGTCTGGACTTGGCCGATTACGACTCACTCTTCGCCGAGAAGTTGGACCTCCTGCTGCAGATCCGCGACAACGTCGAGGTCACCTGGTCCGGCCGGCACCGCCCGGCACTGAATCGACAGGGCATTTATCCCCGACCGATGCAGGATCAATTGCCGATCTGGGTCGGCGTCGGTGGAACGCCCGAGTCCTTCGCCCGTGCAGGGCTACTGGGGCTTCCTCTGATGATTGCCATCATCGGTGGGGAACCACGTCAATTCGCCCCGCTCGTCGATCTGTACCGGCGCGCCGGAGCGCAAGCGGGCCACCCGCCGGAGCAGCTGAAAGTGGGGCTGCACGTGTTCGGATTCGTCGCCGAGACCACGGAGGCCGCAGCGGACACCATCTACCCCGGCTGGAACGAGATGTTCACCAAGATCTCTCGCGAGCGCGGGTTCGCTCGGCGCAGCCGACACCAGTTCGACGCCACCTCCGGTCCCGACGGCGCATTCTTCATGGGGGATCCGCAGACGGTGGCCGACAAGATCGTGCGAGTCAGCGAGCAACTGGGCGGTGTGGACAGACTGTCGTTGCAGATGACGAATCCTCGATTGGCTCACGGCGACCTGCTTCGCGGCATCGAACTGCTCGGCACCGAGGTCGCGCCGATCGTGGCACAGGTCTAG
- a CDS encoding APC family permease has protein sequence MTKSLAGDEAADDACRDCGYEPVLKRSLNGFQMFAISFASVSVVIGIFATYDDVLRNAGPVGIWLFPVVAVGQLLVALVYAQFAARIPLSGSSYTWASRLASPKIGWAFGWIAVLCAVTAPVAINNALASQCLMPLFNMEPNETTARLITVALLVVQTMLAIAATRIVGWVNSLSVGVEIGILLVLGLAFAVVVIVMGEGTTDNLFSRGVAESNADYFAIGGGLMAASLMGLTTLVGFETAANMSEEAENPFRSVPRAIIGSVAAAGLLGFLFIVVLTVAIKDLPSASASESSVAEIMHQQFGNGLERPLLAAIAVAFFGAALVTMASTARYIFAMSRDGRFPGHQVMRRVNSRTKTPIPATLLVLAVGVILMLVMPGAALLQLIATGAIFNIGLYLMTIVLYLGVRRKFGKGKSGFDLGRFELPVAIAALVWVTVALAVVLTASTTWATITIVVGLLIPGLAYFLYMLRFDRHALDNTSDDSDLFTDPTK, from the coding sequence GTGACGAAGAGCCTGGCAGGAGATGAGGCCGCCGACGATGCATGTCGGGACTGCGGCTATGAACCCGTGCTGAAGCGGTCGCTGAACGGGTTCCAGATGTTCGCCATCTCGTTCGCGTCGGTGTCGGTTGTCATCGGCATCTTCGCGACATACGACGACGTTCTGCGTAACGCTGGACCTGTGGGGATCTGGCTGTTCCCCGTCGTAGCGGTGGGACAACTACTGGTGGCGCTGGTCTATGCACAATTCGCGGCGCGGATACCGCTCAGCGGCTCCAGCTATACGTGGGCATCAAGACTGGCCAGCCCCAAGATCGGTTGGGCTTTCGGCTGGATTGCAGTCCTGTGCGCGGTGACCGCGCCGGTGGCAATCAACAACGCTCTGGCAAGCCAGTGCCTGATGCCTCTGTTCAACATGGAGCCCAACGAAACGACCGCACGCTTGATCACTGTGGCGCTGCTGGTTGTACAGACCATGCTGGCGATCGCGGCAACGCGCATCGTCGGTTGGGTCAACTCGCTGTCGGTGGGCGTCGAGATCGGCATCCTCCTCGTCCTTGGTCTCGCGTTCGCGGTTGTGGTCATCGTGATGGGTGAGGGAACAACGGACAATCTGTTCTCCCGGGGTGTCGCGGAGAGCAACGCCGATTATTTCGCCATCGGCGGTGGATTGATGGCAGCGTCGCTCATGGGCCTGACCACCCTGGTCGGGTTCGAAACAGCCGCCAACATGTCGGAAGAGGCCGAGAACCCTTTCCGTAGTGTGCCTCGCGCCATCATCGGCTCGGTCGCAGCGGCCGGCCTGCTGGGGTTTTTGTTCATCGTCGTGCTGACGGTGGCAATCAAGGATTTGCCATCGGCGTCGGCGAGCGAATCGTCGGTGGCCGAGATCATGCATCAACAGTTCGGAAACGGGCTGGAAAGACCGCTCCTTGCCGCCATTGCCGTCGCGTTTTTCGGAGCGGCGCTGGTCACCATGGCATCGACGGCCCGCTACATCTTCGCGATGTCGCGCGACGGTCGGTTTCCAGGCCACCAAGTGATGCGCAGGGTCAATTCCCGCACCAAGACACCCATTCCCGCCACGCTTTTGGTGTTGGCCGTCGGCGTGATCTTGATGCTCGTGATGCCAGGTGCTGCGCTATTGCAGCTCATCGCAACCGGTGCAATCTTCAACATCGGCCTCTACCTCATGACGATCGTGCTCTACCTCGGAGTACGTCGGAAGTTCGGGAAAGGAAAAAGTGGCTTCGACCTCGGTCGATTCGAATTGCCAGTGGCGATCGCCGCATTGGTGTGGGTGACAGTAGCGCTCGCCGTGGTGCTCACCGCTTCCACGACCTGGGCGACCATCACCATCGTTGTCGGATTGCTCATCCCTGGTCTCGCCTACTTCTTGTACATGCTCCGGTTCGATCGCCACGCACTCGACAACACATCCGACGACTCGGATCTGTTCACCGATCCCACGAAATGA